A genomic region of Candidatus Methylacidiphilales bacterium contains the following coding sequences:
- the frr gene encoding ribosome recycling factor, which translates to MPVDDILLETEEKMEKTLHKVQEEFTSVRTGKASPQLVEHMRVETYGTSMQLRELAGITCPEPRLIMIQPWDASNVDPIRKAIEESNIGISPMVDGKIIRLPIPELSEERRRDLTKVVKKIAEDGRIVIRHNRRDGLDQLKKEQKDGDLTEDQFADSEKEVQKLTDTYIEKIDKALAAKETELLKV; encoded by the coding sequence ATGCCTGTGGACGATATTTTGCTGGAAACGGAAGAAAAAATGGAAAAGACCCTGCATAAAGTGCAGGAAGAATTCACCTCCGTGCGGACAGGCAAAGCCTCGCCCCAGCTCGTGGAACATATGCGCGTCGAAACCTATGGGACGAGCATGCAATTGCGCGAACTCGCCGGCATTACCTGTCCCGAACCCCGCCTCATCATGATCCAGCCCTGGGACGCCTCCAATGTGGATCCCATCCGCAAAGCCATCGAAGAATCCAATATCGGCATTTCACCGATGGTGGACGGAAAAATCATCCGCCTGCCGATCCCGGAACTCTCCGAGGAACGCCGCCGCGACCTGACCAAAGTGGTCAAAAAAATCGCCGAAGACGGACGCATTGTCATTCGCCACAACCGGCGCGACGGGCTCGACCAGTTGAAAAAGGAGCAAAAGGACGGCGATTTGACCGAAGACCAGTTTGCCGATTCCGAAAAGGAAGTCCAGAAGCTGACCGATACCTATATCGAAAAGATTGACAAGGCGCTGGCGGCCAAAGAAACCGAGCTCCTCAAAGTTTAG
- the pyrH gene encoding UMP kinase, which produces MPPRSSTRFPASKPKYKRIIVKLSGEVLADENNPISAPVTRSIACQVKEIHEMGVQVALVIGGGNIWRGLTRSNQGMDRTTADYMGMLATVINGLALQDALEQEGVFTRVQTAIEMKNVAEPFIRRRAIRHLEKNRVVIFVAGTGNPYFSTDTTAALRASEIGADILLKATKVDGIYDSDPKKNPNAKRYSRLTYIECLRQRLKVMDSTAFSLCMDNNVPIVVFDMFRSGNLKRVALGGTVGTLVTDK; this is translated from the coding sequence ATGCCACCCCGTTCCTCCACCCGGTTTCCGGCCTCTAAACCCAAGTACAAGCGCATTATAGTCAAGCTGAGCGGCGAAGTGTTGGCCGATGAAAACAACCCGATTTCCGCTCCGGTCACCCGGAGCATCGCCTGCCAGGTCAAGGAAATCCATGAAATGGGAGTGCAGGTGGCCCTTGTCATCGGGGGTGGAAATATCTGGCGCGGACTGACGCGTAGCAATCAAGGCATGGACCGCACCACCGCCGATTACATGGGCATGCTGGCCACTGTTATCAATGGATTGGCCCTGCAGGATGCGCTCGAACAGGAAGGCGTATTCACCCGGGTACAGACCGCAATCGAAATGAAAAATGTGGCCGAGCCTTTCATCCGACGCCGCGCCATCCGGCACCTGGAAAAAAACCGTGTCGTCATTTTTGTGGCGGGTACCGGAAATCCCTATTTTTCAACCGACACCACCGCAGCCCTGCGCGCCAGCGAGATCGGCGCGGACATTCTTTTGAAGGCGACGAAAGTGGATGGCATTTACGACAGCGACCCGAAAAAGAACCCGAACGCCAAACGCTACAGCCGGCTTACCTATATTGAGTGCCTGCGCCAGCGCCTGAAGGTGATGGATTCAACCGCCTTCAGTTTGTGCATGGACAACAATGTTCCGATTGTCGTATTTGACATGTTCCGCAGCGGCAATTTAAAACGTGTTGCCTTGGGCGGAACGGTTGGCACTTTAGTGACAGACAAGTAG
- a CDS encoding response regulator transcription factor, with translation MKILLAEDDTASRALLENKLREMGHEVFSAPDGEVAWDRFLGSGCSVVVSDWAMPRLDGVDLCRRIREYRSPGYVYFILQTARTGSEDYLKAMHEGVDDFLPKPVDFQELEIRLQVAGRIIGYKTTIQQLQSLLPICMYCKKVRADREYWQQVESYIRDKIGTNFSHGVCPDCYTQFVTPQLNELAGDAQTG, from the coding sequence ATGAAAATCCTGCTGGCGGAAGATGACACCGCATCCCGCGCCTTGTTGGAAAACAAGCTCCGGGAAATGGGACACGAAGTCTTTTCGGCCCCCGATGGTGAAGTAGCCTGGGATCGCTTTCTCGGGAGCGGCTGCTCGGTCGTAGTCAGCGACTGGGCGATGCCGCGCCTGGATGGCGTGGATCTTTGCAGGCGGATTCGGGAATACCGTTCTCCCGGGTATGTTTATTTTATCCTGCAAACCGCCCGCACCGGTTCGGAGGACTACCTCAAGGCCATGCATGAGGGAGTGGACGATTTTCTTCCGAAACCGGTTGATTTTCAGGAACTGGAAATCCGGTTGCAGGTGGCCGGCCGGATCATCGGCTACAAAACCACGATCCAGCAGCTCCAATCCCTGTTGCCGATTTGCATGTACTGCAAAAAGGTCCGGGCTGACCGTGAATATTGGCAACAGGTGGAAAGCTATATTCGGGACAAAATAGGGACCAATTTTTCACATGGCGTATGCCCGGATTGCTACACCCAGTTCGTCACGCCGCAGTTGAATGAATTGGCCGGTGATGCGCAGACAGGCTAA